TCATTCGAGTACGAGTACTACGTAAAGGTTAAACGAGGTAAAATTATGGATATTCCAACTTATTGGAAAAATTTTAAACAGCAACATTCAGAAGTCACTACTGACGACTACGAAGCCTTTTCTCTTGGCAATCCAAATGATATTGCACAACAGGATAGTTTGGCACATTTAATCAGTGACGGCATAAAAACTGCTACAACTTCAGCTTATGACCTCTATGCCCAAGACGAAAGCGATCCTTTGCCTAAAGTTGGCGAATACGGAATTATCTTGGATGGTCATCAACAACCACTTTGTATCACTAAAACTGTGGTCGTTGAAATCGTTCCTTTCCTACAAGTTTCCGCTGAACACGCCTACCACGAAGGTGAAGGTCCACGAACTTTGGATTATTGGCGTAAAGAGCATTGGAAGTTTTTCAAGAACGAATATAAAGAGGAACATCATGAGTTCAATGAAGAATTACCTTGCGTTTGTGAAGTTTACAAACTAGTTTATAAATAAGCTTATTAAGAAAATAGTTCTGAGTGAAGATTAGATTCTTTACTTGGAACTTTTTTTGATTAAAACAAATAGACCAAGATAATCAAAGTACGATTGCCTTGGTCTATTTGTTTAATGCGTAAAAACTGACCATGTTTGTTCCGTTCTCTTACATTTTATCCATGGTTTCATTCAATAGTTGATCCACACGGTTATTGCCGACATTTTCAGCGTGCCCCTTAGTCCATTCAAAAGTTTTCTTCGGTACAGTCGGTAACAGTTGATCCAATTCTCTCCACAATTCCACATTTGCTACAACTTTTCCATCAGCTTTTTTGAAGCCTCTTCTTTTCCAGCCGTTGAGCCAATTCTTAGTAATTGCGTTGAGGACATATTGTGAATCTAAGACAAATATCGCATTTTGTTGGTTGATTTTAAGCTCATTTAATCGTTTAATACTCTGAATTAGGGCCATTATCTCCATGCGGTTATTAGTTGCTCCAAATTCACCGTCAGTCCCTTCATATACTTGGCCGTGATTGTTGATGTGATAGGCCCAAGCGGCTCTATCAGAATCTTTCACGTGTCCACCTTTAACGTTACCGTGGTTTCTCGAACCACCATCGGTATAAACTACTATGTCAAAATCTTCGATATTAGAAACTTTTTGCTTAGTAGTTTTCTTTTTACTATAGGAATCTTTGCCGTCAAGAAAAGCTTGTGCTTGGGCTTTGTCTGGAAAACTTTTGTATCTTGCTCCAGTAAATCCTTCGACTTGTTTCTTACATTCAGGCCATGTTAAATAGATTCCTGGTTTTCTTCCGTGTCGTACTGCATAATATTTTTGCAATGTCATACCTCATTTGGTTAATTTTTCTCAATAATAATTATATAATAATATCTTGTTGGGGTGAATTTATGAAAAAAGGGCAATGGCCGATTCTTTATATCCACGGATTCCGTGGTGGAGATTATACGACTCATAAAATGATTGAATCAGCTTTAAAAAGCAATGGTAAAACAAAGGACCAATTTCTCAAAGCAATAATTGATTGGCGAGGAAAGGTTACATATGAAGACACTTGGACTGAAGATGAGCATCCTATTGTTCAGGTAGTTTTTCAAAATAAATGGGTCGGCAGCAACCAAATGGCATATTGGTTGGCAAGACTATTATTTGACTTACGCTTAAAACATGAATTCACTACCTATGATGCAATTGGTCACTCACTTGGTGCGGTTTCACTAGTACTAGTCAACCTAAAGGAAAAAATGCGTCCCTATATGCCAAGATTAAAAAAATTGGTACTCATAGCGGCTCCGTTCAACGGTATTATCGGTCTAGGTGATCTTCCCAACATTAACCGGATCAAGCCGAATGGGCGTCCCGCTTTTATGAGTCCGACGTATTTTAGAATTTTTATGAATAAAAATAGTATTTCAGACGATTTACGAGTTTTGAACATTTTTGGAAATGTCGGCGATCACTCAAATAGTGACAAATACATCTCCGTTACATCTGCTAAGTCTATTTCATACATTCTCAAGCCTAGAGTTAAGGAATACACTGAATATCTCATTAAGGGCTCAAACGCAGAACACTCAATGCTTCATGATGATTCAGAGATTCTAAAAATGGTCAACGGGTTCATTTACTATAATCCGCTGTCATAACGTTATATAATTACAATACGTTCAGTTTTAACAGAGATTTGGAGGGGATTTCTATCAAAGCTTGGGAACTATTCAAATTAGACATAAAGAGGACATTAAAATCCAAGCCCGCAACGTTATTAATGCTGGCTCTGGTTATTTTACCTTGTCTGTACTGCTGGTTTAACGTTTGGGCCCTTTGGGACCCATATTCTAACACTAGCGATCTAAAAGTAGCAGTCTATTCAGCTGATACGCCAGTCAAATTAGAGGGTCAAAAAATTGAGATTGGTGATCAGTTAGTCGATAACCTAAAGAAAAATCATAAATTAGGTTGGACTTTTGTCGATTCTAAAAAAGAACTCGATCAAGGTGTCAAAGATGGCTCTTATTACGCTGGAATTTACATTCCAAAAACTTTTTCAAAAGACATTATTAGTTTCCTATCAGGAACTATCAAGAAACCGAATCTAGTCTTCTCGGTCAATCAGAAAATCAATGCCATAGCCCCGAAGTTGACCGAAACAGGGGCGACAACTTTACAGAATACAATTTCTTCAGAATTCGTCGGTACAATCAGTAAGACCGTTACGCAGGCGTTAAACAAATCGGGAATGGATCTAAAAGATAATCTTCCGATGTTGCGGCGTTTCGAGTCACTCCTTGTAACGACCGATGACAATATACCTGAATTACAAAATATTATGGACAAAGTGCAAAAAGCTAACACGATGGTCCCTAATTTGAATCAAAAACTTAATCAAGTTAACGATATGTACGGCTATCTTCCCTTATTAAATGAAGATGCTAACAAATTAGTTAATATCAATAATTATATGCCGCTAGCAGATGTTGGCGACACCGCTTCAAAACAATTAAAAAATAAGATTCCTGAAATTCAAAATGCGGGAACTCAAATTAATGAGGTCGATTCCGACTTTGGTAAAATCAGTGATCTTATGTCTTCTAGCATCACTCAAGTTGAAAACGGACTAGGTGTGATCCAAAAGGTTCAAAACGTTATGCCTGACGTTCAAAAACTTGGTCAAGACGCAAAGAATGCGACTGATAAAATTACTAATGAATTGATTCCTAAGATTCAACAGGCTTTGCCAGTCATCAAATCAACTATTGATACTGGTTTATCCATGGCCTACAACCTAGGAAAACAAATCAGCAGTTCATCCGAAATGGTTAACACTTTAATTGATAAGATTAAAGAAGACCCAACCAATCAACAATTCAAGGAACAATTGAAGACGGTCATTCAAAATGTTGAAACTGATGCTACTCACTTAGCTAAGATTTCTCGACAAGTAGCTTCATCGTTGACCGATCTACAAAATCTCTTTAATCGTCTTGCCGAAATGTTGGGCCGTGATCAGACAACTATCTTCAATCAACCAATTCAACACTTAAATGATCTCGCCGCGCTCAACGATACCTTAGCTACTAAAGCTAATGATA
This sequence is a window from Companilactobacillus alimentarius DSM 20249. Protein-coding genes within it:
- a CDS encoding ASCH domain-containing protein; the encoded protein is MDIPTYWKNFKQQHSEVTTDDYEAFSLGNPNDIAQQDSLAHLISDGIKTATTSAYDLYAQDESDPLPKVGEYGIILDGHQQPLCITKTVVVEIVPFLQVSAEHAYHEGEGPRTLDYWRKEHWKFFKNEYKEEHHEFNEELPCVCEVYKLVYK
- a CDS encoding ribonuclease H family protein is translated as MQKYYAVRHGRKPGIYLTWPECKKQVEGFTGARYKSFPDKAQAQAFLDGKDSYSKKKTTKQKVSNIEDFDIVVYTDGGSRNHGNVKGGHVKDSDRAAWAYHINNHGQVYEGTDGEFGATNNRMEIMALIQSIKRLNELKINQQNAIFVLDSQYVLNAITKNWLNGWKRRGFKKADGKVVANVELWRELDQLLPTVPKKTFEWTKGHAENVGNNRVDQLLNETMDKM
- a CDS encoding alpha/beta hydrolase encodes the protein MKKGQWPILYIHGFRGGDYTTHKMIESALKSNGKTKDQFLKAIIDWRGKVTYEDTWTEDEHPIVQVVFQNKWVGSNQMAYWLARLLFDLRLKHEFTTYDAIGHSLGAVSLVLVNLKEKMRPYMPRLKKLVLIAAPFNGIIGLGDLPNINRIKPNGRPAFMSPTYFRIFMNKNSISDDLRVLNIFGNVGDHSNSDKYISVTSAKSISYILKPRVKEYTEYLIKGSNAEHSMLHDDSEILKMVNGFIYYNPLS
- a CDS encoding YhgE/Pip domain-containing protein, translated to MEGISIKAWELFKLDIKRTLKSKPATLLMLALVILPCLYCWFNVWALWDPYSNTSDLKVAVYSADTPVKLEGQKIEIGDQLVDNLKKNHKLGWTFVDSKKELDQGVKDGSYYAGIYIPKTFSKDIISFLSGTIKKPNLVFSVNQKINAIAPKLTETGATTLQNTISSEFVGTISKTVTQALNKSGMDLKDNLPMLRRFESLLVTTDDNIPELQNIMDKVQKANTMVPNLNQKLNQVNDMYGYLPLLNEDANKLVNINNYMPLADVGDTASKQLKNKIPEIQNAGTQINEVDSDFGKISDLMSSSITQVENGLGVIQKVQNVMPDVQKLGQDAKNATDKITNELIPKIQQALPVIKSTIDTGLSMAYNLGKQISSSSEMVNTLIDKIKEDPTNQQFKEQLKTVIQNVETDATHLAKISRQVASSLTDLQNLFNRLAEMLGRDQTTIFNQPIQHLNDLAALNDTLATKANDILNNYDSLDTTELQSKLTDLQSQADKVTSGIASVKDLNILDSVSNIVNDVNSLLKEASSTLGEFNTDIIPAVPGLLNNTEGILKTALSYLQKYQKQLPAVGNEIHDANQMLNGNMNNIVTGINLLNDFYTNDYPTLKNKLAKATFFVQYQLPSIENELTTTLNLVNSKTPELEQALSSANDFAENDWPQLKKDVHHSATLLKKGKKDVDLNAIIRLMKSDANKESDFFSNPVKLKQQNLYDVPNYGSASAPFYLALCIWVGALLLSSVFTVHFKLDEKQKFLYTFKQRFNGRYLTFAFLNQLQAIAAALGNLFILNAYTKEKVWLIVFCMLVSFVFISILYSLVQMFGTVGKGLGIIILVLSISGAGGNFPVVLSDGFFRFINPYLPFTYAVNLIREAVGGIYWPNATKDIIILVAFGVVFYLLGLLCTEPLKPFMHKLHKSAKKSMIIE